In the genome of Drosophila yakuba strain Tai18E2 chromosome 3R, Prin_Dyak_Tai18E2_2.1, whole genome shotgun sequence, one region contains:
- the LOC26535420 gene encoding fatty acid synthase isoform X2 — MMLAAYYRGRVSVDLEKIRGSMAAVGLSFKTVLNMLPKSIETACHNGPDSCTISGPLEDVSQFVADLKTKGIFAKEVPCSNIAYHSKYISHMGPPLLQYMNEIIPHPKPRTKKWLSTSVPKIDWNKDQAKFCSAEYHTNNLLNSVLFEETFSLLPKNSLTIEVAPHGLLGAILKRSMPSGVHIPLTNRGNQNNAAFFLSALGKIYLNGVLVPVANLYERIQFPVSRTTPSVSSLIRWDHSEDWFVTKYENMKTKSSGERVFSVNLASDNEEFLSGHIIDGKILVPATCYLQYVWETFSLMYHGPSYMDVPVEFEDIRFMRATSMPVNGKVELTVMIHYGTGHFEITELGSSVVTGIIRETEKPSIPEVYNYQSNSKFPMIAKKDFYKELKLRGYHYNGAFQAVHLARSDGLFGQVQWNYNWVTFMDAMLQIQILGTDSRNLLLPTKIRKLKINGVHHFDLMTKMDPENRVFDVYVDPMYDRIIAGGIEIVGLHASLVQRRRPPGIPVLEEYVFLPFSSSSILSLRNAARVCVQIAIENNPTLKLKLVEVGTDGINLMLTEFIEAIQDLPVITGEYTLLTSQNLEDIAGVHIENNSLSTQTNCHIVLLGGYEEDELQNKITSAHSVLVDNGYIVLRQKSIKNVSCKISEHFRIITRIPIDKTEENVVLLQKISKKLAVQPILVKVSQYDKAFDWISDLQTAITTKAPVVVYSFNEVLNGLIGLVNCLRKEPDGNLIRCFFIDDDCAPDFDLSHPFYSTQYSLGLAFNIYRNGFWGSYRHLQLLKNDEPSERLDHIYGNVIQRGDLSSLQWIKGPLESKNCQIKIAFSSLNFRDVMLATGRLAVELYGSSRIDQNCVLGFEYSGINMLTGRRIMSMVVKGGVASYVQEPSKLIWDIPDHWSLQEAATVPVVYITVYYAFFMATDIRKGKSILIHAGTGGIGLAAIRVALAYNLEVFTTCSTAQKKEFLLNTFPKLKGSHIGNSRDTSFELMVQRETNGKGVDFVLNSLSEEKLLASLRCLGKSGHFLEIGKFDMASDNKIGLGCFLKEITFHAVLADSLLVAPEEDIWHLKALIDLDISKGIIQPLPVKVFPAHEIEQAFRHLVGGKHIGKVVIQVREQPHDPSTLPVRVLSQVYFKPNLTYVIPGGLGGFGMELSDWMALRGARKLLLSSSRGITKDYQLFRIALWKTYGCEVAVSTADIASKKGCAQLLSEATGMGPVGGIFNLAVALKDNIFPNQNVNQFLECFAPKAIATKNLDDLSRIYCPELEHFVVFSSVSCGRGNAGQSNYGMANSVMERIIEHRNRDGFPGKAIQWGAVGEVGLVADMAEDKIDMEIGGTLQQRISSCIQELDHLLSADASIVSSMVVAEKRTVRTGHESVIDAVMNIMGIRDLKSVSLGTTLSEMGMDSLMAVEIKQTLERDFELVLTPQDLRLLTFQKLQEFIDAKEKENTDDKKIIFASDNKLLGMELLIRNLGDEANCDQVIIPLKTSAAPSKQNLQPNIFIPGLEGTAGGAWYKLGSSLQSRASVLQLHQFAHLENLKDVAQQSFDQVKPILKQTEPFYIIGYSFGTFIALQLAELLENSGFRGHIMLLDGAPHFLKRLTNLHLGEKFSDNDLYDLLFSSIVNHIFPEESKESISAVFHQVDCLSEKMSLFMEYVEKQNIYSKKYSSTMVKAMFNRVKMAASFDLDGIAKIKSPITLVRPAEASLQDIDEDYCISLLTSGAVTLKVIEGNHTTMLDNPALSQIIDDFDPVLLEDKHFEEYIRNDKPVSVV; from the exons ATGATGTTGGCCGCATATTATCGAGGAAGAGTAAGCGTGGACCTCGAAAAAATAAGAGGTTCAATGGCAGCAGTAGGTCTAAGCTTTAAAACTGTTCTAAATATGCTGCCTAAGTCCATCGAAACGGCTTGCCATAATGGCCCGGACTCGTGCACAATATCTGGTCCACTTGAAGATGTTTCCCAATTTGTAGCTGATTTAAAAACGAAGGGAATCTTTGCAAAGGAAGTGCCTTGCTCAAATATAGCTTATcactcaaaatatatttcac acATGGGGCCGCCATTACTTCAATATATGAATGAAATTATCCCACATCCTAAGCCTAGAACTAAAAAATGGTTGAGTACTAGTGTCCCTAAAATCGACTGGAATAAGGATCAAGCAAAGTTTTGCTCTGCAGAATATCATACGAATAACCTGTTAAATAGTGTACTCTTTGAGGAAACATTTTCGTTGTTACCTAAAAATTCATTAACTATAGAAGTAGCGCCTCATGGACTTTTAGGAGCTATTCTTAAAAGGTCAATGCCTAGTGGTGTACATATTCCTCTCACAAACAGGGGTAACCAAAATAATGCGGCATTTTTTTTGTCGGCTCTGGGAAA aatatatttaaatggaGTTTTAGTACCCGTTGCAAACTTATATGAAAGAATACAGTTTCCTGTTTCACGCACAACGCCCAGTGTTAGCTCGCTTATTCGCTGGGATCATAGTGAGGACTGGTTCGTAACAAAATACGAGAATATGAAAACCAAGTCCAGCGGAGAACGTGTGTTTTCAGTTAATTTAGCGAGTGACAACGAAGAGTTCTTAAGTGGACATATAATAGATGGAAAAATCCTTGTTCCAGCTACATGCTATCTTCAATATGTTTGGGAAACATTTTCACTTATGTACCATGGACCGAGCTATATGGATGTTCCCGTTGAATTCGAGGATATACGTTTCATGAGAGCTACAAGTATGCCAGTTAATGGTAAAGTGGAGTTAACCGTTATGATTCACTATGGCACTGGCCATTTTGAg aTAACAGAATTGGGCAGTTCAGTGGTTACCGGTATTATTCGTGAGACTGAAAAACCATCTATTCCAGAGGTTTATAATTACCAAAGTAATTCGAAGTTTCCCATGATTGCCAAGAAAGACTTTTACAAGGAGCTTAAACTCCGTGGTTATCATTACAATGGCGCATTTCAAGCCGTTCATTTGGCCCGTTCAGATGGTTTGTTTGGACAGGTCCAATGGAATTATAATTGGGTTACCTTCATGGACGCAATGcttcaaattcaaatattgGGAACTGATTCACGAAATCTCTTATTACCCACCAAAATTCGGAAACTTAAGATAAATGGAGTGcatcatttcgatttaatgACCAAAATGGATCCGGAAAATCGAGTTTTTGATGTTTATGTGGACCCCATGTACGATCGGATCATAGCGGGTGGAATAGAAATTGTCGGGTTACATGCTAGTCTAGTGCAAAGACGAAGACCTCCCGGAATTCCAGTTCTTGAGGAATATGTATTTCTCCCGTTTTCTTCATCCTCTATTCTTTCTTTACGAAATGCTGCCCGTGTTTGCGTTCAAATCGCTATTGAGAATAATCCCACCctaaaattgaaattggtaGAGGTTGGTACTGATGGGATAAATCTCATGCTAACTGAATTTATTGAAGCAATTCAAGATTTACCCGTCATTACTGGCGAATATACCCTTTTAACATCTCAAAATCTAGAAGATATTGCTGGAGTtcatattgaaaataatagtTTGTCTACTCAAACTAATTGTCATATTGTTTTATTGGGAGGCTATGAAGAAGAcgaattacaaaataaaattacgtCTGCACACAGTGTACTAGTCGACAATGGATATATTGTGCTCCGacaaaaatctataaaaaatgtgtCTTGTAAAATATCGGAACATTTTCGTATAATTACAAGAATTCCGATAGATAAAACTGAAGAAAATGTTGTCCTGTTAcagaaaatttcaaaaaaactCGCAGTGCAGCCTATTTTAGTGAAAGTATCTCAATACGATAAAGCATTTGACTGGATTTCAGACTTGCAGACTGCAATTACAACAAAAGCCCCAGTGGTTGTGTATTCGTTTAACGAAGTATTGAACGGACTgattggtcttgtaaactgTTTGCGAAAAGAACCTGATGGTAATTTGATAAGATGCTTTTTTATTGATGATGACTGTGCCCCAGATTTTGACCTGTCTCACCCTTTTTATTCGACTCAGTATTCATTGGGTTTGGCGTTTAACATTTATCGCAAT GGTTTTTGGGGAAGCTATAGGCATTTGCAATTACTCAAAAATGATGAGCCATCGGAGAGACTAGATCACATTTACGGAAACGTCATTCAACGTGGAGATTTGTCGAGCTTGCAATGGATAAAAGGACCTTTAGAATCAAAAAATTGCCAGATTAAAATAGCTTTCTCTTCCTTAAATTTTCGAGATGTAATGCTAGCAACTGGTCGGTTAGCCGTTGAATTATATGGGTCAAGCCGAATAGATCAAAACTGTGTATTGGGGTTTGAATACTCTGGCATCAATATGTTAACTGGACGTCGAATAATGAGCATGGTCGTTAAAGGTGGTGTAGCTTCCTATGTACAAGAACCATCAAAACTTATTTGGGATATTCCCGATCACTGGTCATTACAAGAGGCAGCTACAGTGCCAGTGGTGTATATAACTGTATACTATGCATTCTTTATGGCAACCGATAtccgaaaaggaaaaagcaTTCTTATACATGCTGGTACTGGAGGCATTGGTTTAGCAGCTATCCGAGTAGCATTGGCTTATAACTTGGAAGTTTTCACAACATGTAGTACTGCTCAAAAAAAAGAATTCTTATTAAACACTTTTCCGAAACTAAAAg GTTCCCATATTGGAAACTCTCGAGATACATCATTCGAGCTTATGGTGCAGCGTGAGACGAATGGAAAAGGGGTAGACTTTGTTTTGAACTCATTATCCGAAGAAAAGCTGCTGGCTTCATTGCGTTGTCTTGGAAAGTCAGGACATTTCttggaaattggaaaatttgaTATGGCCAGCGATAACAAGATTGGATTGGGTTgctttttaaaagaaattactTTCCATGCGGTACTGGCTGATAGTCTTCTTGTGGCTCCTGAGGAAGATATTTGG CACTTAAAAGCCCTTATTGACTTGGACATTTCTAAAGGAATCATTCAACCGTTACCCGTTAAAGTGTTCCCGGCTCATGAAATTGAACAGGCCTTCAGACATTTGGTTGGTGGCAAACACATAGGAAAAGTTGTTATTCAAGTTCGTGAGCAGCCACACGATCCATCAACATTACCTGTCCGCGTTCTTAGCCAAGTTTATTTTAAGCCTAATCTTACTTATGTTATTCCTGGTGGCCTAGGAGGTTTTGGAATGGAATTGTCTGATTGGATGGCTCTACGTGGAGCTCGAAAGCTTTTGCTGAGCTCTAGCCGTGGCATTACAAAAGATTATCAGTTATTTAGAATTGC GCTTTGGAAAACTTATGGCTGCGAAGTCGCTGTAAGTACCGCAGATATTGCATCAAAAAAGGGATGCGCTCAACTACTTTCTGAGGCTACTGGTATGGGCCCAGTGGGAGGAATTTTTAATCTCGCAGTTGCGTTAAAAGATAACATTTTTCCAAACCAAAATGTAAACCAATTTTTAGAATGCTTTGCACCAAAAGCTATCGCAACCAAAAACCTGGACGACCTATCCCGAATTTATTGTCCAGAGCTGGAACATTTCGTAGTTTTTTCCAGCGTGTCTTGTGGCCGGGGAAATGCCGGCCAATCAAATTATGGAATGGCTAATTCAGTTATGGAACGTATAATTGAGCATCGCAATAGAGACGGCTTTCCAGGTAAAGCTATTCAATGGGGTGCAGTCGGTGAAGTGGGCTTAGTGGCAGATATGGCAGAAGACAAAATAGACATGGAAATAGGAGGTACTCTACAACAACGAATTTCATCGTGTATCCAGGAACTGGACCACTTACTTAGCGCTGATGCATCAATTGTTTCAAGCATGGTGGTCGCTGAAAAACGCACTGTGCGGACTGGGCATGAAAGCGTTATTGACGCCGTCATGAATATAATGGGAATACGAGACTTAAAATCAGTTTCTTTAGGTACAACACTTTCAGAAATGGGTATGGACTCTTTAATGGCTGTTGAGATTAAGCAAACTTTAGAACGCGACTTCGAGTTAGTTTTGACTCCACAAGATTTACGACTGCTGACTTTTCAAAAACTCCAAGAGTTTATTGACGCTAAAGAAAAAGAGAATACAGATGAcaagaaaattatatttgctTCCGACAATAAGCTTTTGGGAATGGAGCTATTAATTCGAAACTTAGGCGATGAAGCGAACTGTGACCAAGTAATAATCCCGCTCAAGACATCTGCAGCTCCCTCAAAACAGAACCTTCaaccaaacatttttatacctgGATTAGAGGGTACAGCTGGAGGTGCATGGTACAAATTAGGATCAAGTCTGCAAAGCCGGGCTAGTGTTTTACAGCTCCATCAGTTTGCACATTTGGAAAATCTTAAAGATGTGGCACAGCAAAGCTTTGAT CAAGTTAAACCCATTTTAAAGCAAACAGAACCCTTTTATATAATTGGATACTCGTTTGGAACGTTTATAGCTTTACAGCTTGCTGAGTTGCTCGAAAATTCTGGGTTCCGTGGACATATTATGTTATTAGATGGAGCACCACATTTTTTGAAACGACTTACTAATTTACACTTGGGCGAAAAATTTTCGGATAACGACCTTTATGATCTACTGTTTTCTAGTATTGTTAATCATATATTTCCAGAAGAATCTAAGGAGTCTATATCCGCAGTCTTTCACCAAGTGGACTGCCTCTCAGAAAAAATGTCGCTGTTCATGGAATAtgttgaaaaacaaaatatatacagcAAGAAATACTCTTCGACAATGGTAAAAGCCATGTTCAACAGAGTAAAAATGGCTGCTTCCTTTGATTTAGATGGTATAGCCAAAATTAAATCTCCAATTACTTTAGTTCGGCCGGCTGAGGCTTCACTGCAAGATATTGATGAAGACTATTGCATTTCGTTACTGACATCTGGGGCTGTAACACTGAAAGTAATTGAAGGAAATCATACAACTATGTTAGATAATCCAGCGCTAAGTCAGATAATTGATGATTTTGATCCAGTACTTCTGGAAGATAAACATTTTGAAGAATATATAAGAAATGACAAACCGGTTTCAGttgtataa